The Pyxidicoccus sp. MSG2 DNA segment ATCAAGGCCAACATCAAGCTGGAGGGCGTGGAGAAGGCCAGCGTGACGGACTCCAAGAAGGTCGTGGAGATCTGCACCCAGTACGCGCAGAAGGGCATGATCAACATCTTCCTCGCGGTGTTCTTCAGCACCCTCGCCTTCGCCTGCCTCGAGCCGTACTTCTTCGTCGGCTACCTCATCTCCATCGCCATCTTCGGCCTGTACCAGGCCGTGTTCATGGCGAACGCGGGCGGCGCCTGGGACAACGCGAAGAAGCTGGTGGAGACGGAGCTGAAGGCCAAGGGCACGGAGCTGCACGCGGCCTGCGTCGTCGGCGACACCGTCGGCGACCCGTTCAAGGACACGTCCTCCGTGGCGCTCAACCCGGTCATCAAGTTCACCACCCTCTTCGGCCTGCTGGCCGTGGAGCTGGCGGTGGAGCTGAACACCACGGCCTCGGGCAAGCAGCTCACCACCATCCTCGCGGCGGTGTTCTTCGTGGCCTCGACGGTGTTCGTGTACCGCAGCTTCTACGGCATGCGCATCCAGAGCCCGGGCGGCACCTCGGACGTGAAGTCCGACGCCGCGGTGAAGACGGCCTGAGCGCCGCCCTTCACGCCTCGCTGAAGTGACATGAGCGGCAGGGTGCCCCCGGGTGCCCTGCCGCTTTGCTTTTCAGGTCAGCCGGTGACGCGGAAGGCGGGCGGGTCGATGCGCGTCGAGCGGCACTGGGGGCAGGCCCCCGGCCGGGTGAAGCGCTTGCGGTCCTTGAAGGCGAAGCCGCACTGGATGCAGCTGGCGGGCACCACCTCCAGCCGCAGCCCCTGCGCCTTGAGGGACTTCTCCAGATGGACCAGGTGGTCGGCGACGTCCTTCTCGGAGATGCCGACCAGGCTGGAGAGGTCCTTCGCGGTGAGGCCGTGCTCGGGCGCCGAGGACAGCGCCGCCTCCAGCGCGCTGCGCACCGTGCTGCCGCGCGCGGGAGGGACGGGGGCGCTCACGCGCCAATCCCCTCCGGGTCCGTCATCAACTCGCCACCCAGGTGCATGCCCGTCTGGCACCGGTAGTCCGTCACCAGCGAGGCCAGAATCGTGGACAGGCCCACGATGACGTGGAGGGCCGCGGCCACGGGGCTGCGCCGCGCGTAGCCCAGCACGAAGGGCGCGAGGATGGCGGCCGCGCCGTAGGCGTAGTCCGCGATTTCGTGCGCTTCGATGGGGATGAGTTTGGTGAGACTCATGCGGTAGTCGGTGAGCAGCGACACGCCGATGACGGAGGAGCCCAGCGCCAGCCCCGCCGCCTTCGCCACCGGGTCATCCGACAGCAGGCCCGCGAGCGCCATGGCGGTGCCGCCCTTGTAGTCCATGAGCGAGTGCACGTCCTGCGGTATCCACCGGCGCAGGGGCAGCCGGTCGAACAGCGGGCGCGAGAGGATTCCCGCCGCGGCGCTCTTGTCCAACGCGCGGTGCACCACGCGGCGCAGGCCGGTGTCCGGCCCCAGGGCCGGCGGGGTGAGGGAGGTGGGGAGGTGGGGAATCTGTGGCTCGGCCATGGCGGCGCTCCTTCCGGACATCCGTTCGTGAAGCTGCCGCCAAGGTAGGCACGCGGCCCCCGACGCAGGGCGCCAGAACCCTCGCCTGCCCGGACTCCGGGGGCGGGAAACCCTCCACCCCCAGCCTTCCCGCCCGGTCAGCGAGCAGGGGGGCTTCCACTCGGCCGCCCGCCCCGGGCAGACTAGGGGCCGCAGTAGGGGCCTTCGGTTTCTCAGAGGGCGAAACGCCGCGGCGCGAGCCGCCTGAAACGAGAGAACGCGATTCATGGCAACTGGTACCGTCAAGTGGTTCAACGATGCGAAGGGCTTTGGTTTCATCGTGCAGGACGGCGGCGGTGAGGACGTGTTCGTCCACCACTCCGCCATCAACATGGACGGCTTCCGCACCCTGGCCGAAGGCCAGAAGGTGGAGTTCGAGGTCGGCCGCGGCCCCAAGGGCCTGCAGGCGCAGAACGTTCGCGCCGCCTGAGCTGAGCCGTCTGTAGACGTCACGGAAGCCCGGTCTCGTCGCACGCGAGGTCGGGCTTTCTCTTTGCGGGCGACGGGTGCCTCTTGAGAGGCTTACGGCCCATGCGCCTGCCCCGCCTTCCCCGAGTCATCGGCTTCGACGATGGGCCCTTCTCGCGCCGCCCCGGCGTCGCCGTGCCGCTGGCAGGCGTGGTGTGCGGCGGCACGCGCTTCGAGGGGCTCGTCTGGGGGCGCGTGCGGCGCGACGGCTGGAATGCCACGCGCGAGGTGTGCCGGCTGCTGGAGGGCGGCAAGTTCCTGCCCCAGCTCCACCTGGTGCTGCTGGACGGCATCGCCTTCGGCGGCTTCAACGTGGTGGACCTGCCGGAATTGGCGGCGCGGCTGAAGAAGCCCTGCGTGGCGGTGATGCGGCGGCCGCCGGACCTGGACGCGGTGGAGCGCGCGCTGCGGCGCCTGCCCCGCGCGGACGAGCGCTGGGCGAAGCTGAAGCGCGCGGGCCCCATCCACCAATTGGGAGGCTTCACCTTCCAGGTCCAGGGCGCACAACCCGCCGAGGTGGCCGAGGCCCTCACCCGCGTGACGGACCGGGGCCGCGTGCCCGAGGCGCTGCGGCTGGCGCACCTCATCGGCTCGGCTGTCGTGACGGGTGAGAGCGGGCAGCGGGCGTAGGAGCCGGGCCTACCCCCCGCATCGGGTGCCACGCGAGGATTGCACCCGCGCGGGACGCGACTGCGCAATCCATTCCCACAATTCCAGCCGGGCCAGAGCGTCCGGGGGTGGCGTGCGTTTCAATGTCTATCTTTGTTAATCTTTGCCCTCGTGGGGAGGGCGCACGCATGTTCGAAGTCACCAATGACGCGAATCGCCGTACCGTCACCGTCCGCTTGAGCGGGTTCGTCCGGCCGAACGAGATGAAGGACTTCGCCGCGGCCTACAAGACCGCGACGGACACCTACGGAGGAGGCAGGCACCTGGTGCTGGCGGACATGCGCGGACTGCGAACGCTGGAGCCGGAGTCGGCGGCCCTCTTCGGCGAGGTGGTGGCGTATGGCC contains these protein-coding regions:
- a CDS encoding cold-shock protein; this encodes MATGTVKWFNDAKGFGFIVQDGGGEDVFVHHSAINMDGFRTLAEGQKVEFEVGRGPKGLQAQNVRAA
- a CDS encoding DUF99 family protein — translated: MRLPRLPRVIGFDDGPFSRRPGVAVPLAGVVCGGTRFEGLVWGRVRRDGWNATREVCRLLEGGKFLPQLHLVLLDGIAFGGFNVVDLPELAARLKKPCVAVMRRPPDLDAVERALRRLPRADERWAKLKRAGPIHQLGGFTFQVQGAQPAEVAEALTRVTDRGRVPEALRLAHLIGSAVVTGESGQRA
- a CDS encoding SPW repeat domain-containing protein, which codes for MAEPQIPHLPTSLTPPALGPDTGLRRVVHRALDKSAAAGILSRPLFDRLPLRRWIPQDVHSLMDYKGGTAMALAGLLSDDPVAKAAGLALGSSVIGVSLLTDYRMSLTKLIPIEAHEIADYAYGAAAILAPFVLGYARRSPVAAALHVIVGLSTILASLVTDYRCQTGMHLGGELMTDPEGIGA
- a CDS encoding transcriptional regulator, which codes for MSAPVPPARGSTVRSALEAALSSAPEHGLTAKDLSSLVGISEKDVADHLVHLEKSLKAQGLRLEVVPASCIQCGFAFKDRKRFTRPGACPQCRSTRIDPPAFRVTG